A genomic window from Cytobacillus suaedae includes:
- the rarD gene encoding EamA family transporter RarD produces the protein MKNEYWTDHRVGVLYTAGAYILWGFLPLYWKLLDHVPSAEILAHRILWSFIFVVMILAVSKKGKLFITECKNVFTTKKALFGVTASAVLISCNWFVYIWAVNHDHIIEASLGYYINPLVSVLLATIVLKEKLNYWQVIAFILAGIGVLILAIQYGQFPWVALTLAISFGLYGLTKKLTKLGPLVGLTFETMIVVPVAIGYLFFLESDGMATFFSTSISIKLLLIGAGIATAMPLLWFANGAKRIPLSMIGILQYIAPSISLFLGVFLFHEHFTIVHMVTFSLIWTALLIYSLSKTKLLVSAEQKFRKGKSFSA, from the coding sequence ATGAAAAACGAATATTGGACCGACCATCGTGTTGGTGTGTTATATACTGCTGGTGCCTATATCCTGTGGGGATTTCTACCTTTATATTGGAAACTACTGGATCATGTCCCATCTGCAGAGATATTGGCACACCGAATTTTATGGTCTTTTATTTTTGTCGTTATGATCTTAGCAGTTTCTAAAAAGGGTAAGTTATTTATAACAGAGTGTAAAAATGTATTTACCACTAAAAAAGCACTGTTTGGGGTAACCGCTTCAGCCGTTTTAATTAGTTGTAATTGGTTCGTGTATATATGGGCTGTTAATCATGATCATATCATTGAAGCGAGCCTCGGCTATTATATTAACCCACTTGTTAGTGTTCTCTTAGCAACCATTGTCCTAAAGGAAAAGCTAAACTATTGGCAGGTCATAGCATTTATCCTTGCTGGGATAGGAGTTCTTATCTTAGCTATCCAATATGGTCAATTTCCTTGGGTAGCATTAACCTTAGCGATAAGTTTTGGACTATATGGGTTAACGAAGAAGTTAACAAAGTTGGGACCATTAGTTGGACTTACATTCGAAACAATGATTGTTGTCCCAGTTGCAATAGGCTATTTATTTTTCTTAGAATCAGATGGAATGGCTACGTTTTTTTCAACGTCTATATCAATTAAATTATTATTAATTGGGGCAGGTATTGCTACAGCTATGCCATTGCTTTGGTTTGCGAACGGAGCAAAGCGTATTCCTTTATCCATGATTGGTATCTTACAATATATTGCTCCATCTATTAGCTTGTTTCTTGGTGTGTTTCTTTTCCATGAACATTTTACTATCGTTCATATGGTGACTTTCTCACTAATATGGACAGCACTATTAATCTATTCATTATCGAAAACTAAGCTATTAGTCAGTGCCGAACAGAAGTTTCGTAAAGGGAAATCTTTTAGTGCATAA
- the queF gene encoding NADPH-dependent 7-cyano-7-deazaguanine reductase QueF has product MSGRRDEELTDVTLLGNQGTKYLFEYSPDILETFDNKHQNRDYFVKFNCPEFTSLCPKTGQPDFATIYISYIPEVKMVESKSLKLYLFSFRNHGDFHEDCMNIIMNDLIELMDPRYIEVWGKFTPRGGISIDPYTNYGKPGTKYEQMAEYRMMNHDLYPETIDNR; this is encoded by the coding sequence ATGTCAGGAAGAAGAGATGAAGAATTAACAGATGTAACATTATTAGGAAACCAAGGTACAAAGTATCTGTTTGAATATTCACCAGATATACTTGAAACGTTTGATAATAAGCACCAAAATCGAGATTACTTTGTAAAATTTAACTGTCCGGAGTTTACAAGTCTTTGTCCGAAGACAGGACAACCTGATTTTGCGACAATTTACATTAGCTATATTCCAGAAGTAAAAATGGTGGAAAGTAAGTCATTAAAGCTTTATTTATTTAGTTTCCGTAATCATGGTGATTTCCATGAGGACTGCATGAACATTATCATGAATGATTTAATTGAATTGATGGATCCGAGATATATCGAAGTGTGGGGGAAATTTACACCGCGTGGTGGAATATCAATTGATCCTTATACAAACTACGGGAAGCCTGGCACCAAATATGAGCAAATGGCAGAGTACCGTATGATGAATCACGATTTATATCCAGAGACGATTGATAATCGATAA
- a CDS encoding DUF2187 family protein, with protein sequence MKVAAIGNIIEFKDGLQGIVEKVNENSVIVDLTYMDNYRDLDLERRTVVNHKNYRIIEA encoded by the coding sequence ATGAAAGTTGCGGCGATCGGTAACATTATTGAGTTCAAAGATGGACTTCAAGGTATTGTTGAAAAGGTCAATGAAAATTCTGTAATCGTTGATTTAACTTATATGGATAATTATAGAGACTTGGATTTAGAAAGACGAACGGTTGTCAATCACAAGAATTATAGAATCATTGAAGCTTAG
- a CDS encoding patatin family protein, which yields MKGSIVLMNTGLVLEGGGMRGVYTAGILEYFLEQNLFFPYIIGVSAGACNAASYISRQKGRNRKVNIDYVNHPEYISYKKLLKERQLFGMDFIFNELPTKLVPFDFDTFHQASEHFIVGTTDCMTGEPVYLTRDDYQEDILSAIRASSSLPFVAPVVEFRNRKLLDGGLSDPIPIKKAQSENNTKNVIVLTQEKGYRKSKPKMEWLLKRSLREYPQIGHVMSARYKIYNETLDYIEEQEEKGNVFVFRPKSIHEVGRVERSPIKLAALYEEGYNQAKQQFEELQNWLNK from the coding sequence ATGAAGGGGAGTATCGTTTTGATGAATACAGGATTGGTATTGGAAGGCGGAGGAATGAGAGGGGTATACACTGCGGGTATACTAGAATATTTTCTAGAACAAAACCTATTTTTCCCTTATATTATCGGTGTATCAGCGGGTGCATGTAATGCAGCTTCCTACATATCAAGGCAAAAAGGTCGAAATCGAAAGGTCAATATTGACTATGTGAATCACCCTGAATATATCTCATATAAGAAGCTTTTAAAAGAAAGACAGTTATTTGGAATGGACTTCATATTTAATGAATTGCCAACAAAATTAGTACCGTTTGATTTTGATACGTTTCATCAAGCATCAGAACATTTTATTGTCGGCACAACGGATTGCATGACAGGTGAACCTGTTTACCTAACTAGAGATGACTATCAAGAAGATATATTATCGGCAATTAGGGCATCTAGCTCCTTACCCTTTGTGGCACCGGTAGTTGAATTTAGGAATAGGAAACTTTTAGATGGTGGATTATCTGATCCAATCCCCATTAAAAAGGCTCAGTCTGAAAACAATACAAAGAATGTCATTGTATTAACCCAGGAAAAGGGGTACCGAAAGAGTAAGCCGAAAATGGAGTGGTTATTGAAAAGAAGCTTGCGAGAATATCCGCAAATCGGTCATGTCATGAGTGCCCGTTACAAAATTTATAACGAAACCCTAGACTACATCGAAGAACAAGAAGAAAAAGGCAATGTGTTCGTATTTAGACCAAAATCTATTCATGAAGTTGGTCGAGTAGAACGAAGTCCGATAAAACTTGCTGCACTCTATGAAGAAGGGTACAACCAAGCTAAGCAACAATTTGAAGAGTTACAAAACTGGTTAAATAAATGA
- a CDS encoding cell wall hydrolase — translation MKKLKKLVIASTLGLSLFAFSADNTPTEAATTTTTHTVKSGDTLWKIGVAYGVSVNQLKAINKRTSNVIYPGQKLVIPQTITAYEKDLLARLVHAEAKGESYAGKVAVATVVFNRVAHSEFPNTIHGVITERTPSGSFAFTPYATGSIKQPADAEAKRAVEEAIAFRGQGAGSIYFYNPAKITNKWILSRQTTVVIGNHVFAK, via the coding sequence ATGAAGAAACTTAAGAAACTAGTAATCGCGTCAACTCTTGGGTTATCATTATTTGCTTTTTCAGCAGATAATACACCAACTGAAGCGGCAACAACAACTACAACTCATACAGTAAAAAGTGGAGATACACTATGGAAAATCGGAGTAGCATACGGTGTATCAGTAAACCAATTAAAAGCAATCAATAAGCGTACTAGCAATGTCATTTATCCAGGTCAAAAACTAGTAATCCCTCAAACTATTACAGCATATGAAAAAGATTTATTAGCTCGATTAGTTCATGCTGAAGCAAAAGGTGAATCATACGCAGGTAAAGTAGCAGTAGCAACTGTTGTATTTAACCGTGTTGCACATTCAGAATTTCCAAACACAATTCATGGTGTAATTACTGAGCGCACACCTAGTGGCAGCTTTGCATTTACTCCATATGCAACAGGTTCGATTAAGCAACCAGCTGATGCAGAAGCAAAACGTGCTGTTGAAGAAGCAATTGCATTTCGTGGACAAGGTGCTGGTTCAATTTATTTCTACAATCCAGCGAAAATCACAAATAAATGGATCTTATCAAGACAAACTACTGTCGTAATTGGAAACCATGTATTTGCAAAATAA
- a CDS encoding glucose 1-dehydrogenase, translating to MKFENKIVIITGAGNGIGRGIALEYAKNGAKVVVADIDEEAGHQVISEIKEMERDAIYIKTDVTNQDEIIHLMTETLNAYNKIDILINNAGISRWKSVFELEVEEWDTILNTNLRSVFLCSREAAKHMKGNPKGGSIVNMASTRAFMSEKNSEAYAASKGGIVALTHALAVSLGEHNITVNSISPGWIEVQDYTSLREVDHKQHPSRRVGQSDDIARACLFLTNSENNFITGENMIIDGGMTRKMIYEE from the coding sequence ATGAAATTTGAAAATAAAATAGTTATCATTACCGGAGCTGGAAATGGAATTGGAAGAGGAATTGCTCTTGAATATGCTAAAAATGGAGCAAAGGTGGTTGTAGCTGACATAGATGAGGAAGCAGGACATCAGGTTATTTCTGAAATTAAAGAGATGGAACGAGATGCCATCTACATAAAAACAGATGTTACAAATCAAGATGAGATTATACATCTTATGACAGAGACGCTAAATGCATATAACAAGATTGACATTTTAATTAATAATGCGGGGATATCACGGTGGAAATCTGTCTTTGAACTAGAGGTCGAGGAATGGGATACGATACTTAACACAAACCTTCGAAGTGTTTTCTTGTGTTCGAGAGAAGCTGCAAAACATATGAAAGGAAATCCAAAAGGAGGTTCCATTGTTAATATGGCATCTACTCGTGCGTTCATGTCTGAAAAAAATTCAGAGGCATATGCAGCCTCGAAGGGTGGAATTGTTGCTTTAACCCATGCTCTAGCCGTCTCTTTAGGTGAACATAACATTACGGTGAATTCTATTAGTCCAGGATGGATTGAAGTTCAGGATTATACTTCATTACGAGAGGTGGACCATAAACAACATCCATCGAGAAGAGTGGGACAATCAGATGATATTGCCAGAGCCTGCCTGTTCTTGACCAATTCAGAAAATAATTTTATAACTGGTGAAAATATGATTATTGATGGTGGGATGACAAGAAAAATGATTTACGAAGAGTAA
- a CDS encoding nucleoside hydrolase: protein MVKVLLFGDPGVDDSLAIMYGLLHPEIEIVGIVTSYGNVTQTQTEQNAAYLLTLAGKEDIPLISGAKYPLIGEKVTFYPEIHGPDGLGPIRPPEDIVPNILNFDEVFTIIEKYENELIIVDVGRSSSLAIAFILGGEIMNKVKAFYLMGGAFLVPGNVTAQAEANFHGDPIASNLVVERGRNVTIIPLNVTNEAVVPPEVIDYISRKSDNPFSSLIEPIFKYYFEAYKKNVPGIQGAPIHDVVTLSAIVNPTMIEYTSRRVTVELFGNAKGESLADFRPKPDLEPFPALDRIGMQLNYQLFLQDFVNVMTRKL from the coding sequence ATGGTTAAAGTTCTTCTGTTTGGGGATCCTGGAGTCGATGATTCCTTAGCAATTATGTACGGTTTGCTACATCCAGAGATTGAAATTGTAGGTATTGTTACTAGCTACGGAAATGTAACACAAACACAGACAGAGCAAAATGCAGCATATCTACTTACTTTAGCTGGTAAAGAAGATATCCCATTAATATCAGGAGCAAAGTATCCCTTAATTGGTGAGAAAGTAACTTTTTATCCAGAAATACACGGTCCAGACGGATTAGGGCCCATTCGTCCACCAGAGGATATCGTGCCCAATATATTAAATTTTGATGAAGTATTTACGATTATTGAAAAATATGAGAATGAACTCATCATAGTTGACGTTGGCCGGTCATCTTCTTTAGCCATTGCCTTTATTCTCGGCGGAGAGATTATGAATAAGGTTAAGGCCTTTTATCTAATGGGTGGAGCCTTTTTAGTACCAGGGAATGTAACAGCTCAGGCAGAAGCAAATTTCCATGGTGATCCGATTGCATCAAATTTAGTGGTTGAGCGGGGGAGAAATGTAACAATTATTCCATTGAATGTGACTAACGAAGCGGTTGTTCCTCCTGAAGTGATAGACTATATAAGCCGAAAGAGTGATAATCCATTCTCTTCCTTAATTGAGCCAATCTTTAAATATTACTTTGAAGCGTACAAGAAAAATGTACCTGGAATTCAAGGAGCACCTATCCATGATGTGGTGACATTAAGTGCGATCGTTAATCCTACAATGATTGAATACACATCTAGAAGGGTCACAGTTGAGTTATTTGGTAACGCTAAGGGTGAGTCACTAGCAGATTTTCGTCCTAAACCGGATTTAGAACCGTTTCCAGCACTTGACCGGATTGGAATGCAATTAAACTACCAGCTATTTTTACAGGATTTCGTAAATGTAATGACTAGGAAGTTGTAA
- a CDS encoding ATP-binding cassette domain-containing protein, with protein MITVSNVSLRYGDRKLFEDVNIKFTPGNCYGLIGANGAGKSTFLKILSGEIEAQTGDVHMTPGERLAVLKQNHFEYEEHEVMKVVIMGHARLYEVMQEKDAIYMKADFTDEDGMKAAELEGEFAELNGWEAESEAAILLKGLGISEDLHTKKMAELTGGEKVKVLLAQALFGKPDILLLDEPTNHLDIQAIQWLEEFLINFENTVIVVSHDRHFLNKVCTHMADLDFGKIKIYVGNYDFWYESSQLAQRLGSDANKKKEEKIKELQAFIARFSANASKSKQATSRKKLLDKITLDDIQPSSRRYPFVGFTPEREIGNDLLRVEGLSKTIDGVKVLDNVNFIMNKGDKIAFVGKDEIATTTLFKILMGEMDADSGSFKWGITTSQAYFPRDNSKYFEGSDLNLVDWLRQFSPNDQSESFLRGFLGRMLFSGEDVLKKASVLSGGEKVRCMLSKMMLSGSNVLILDDPTNHLDLESITALNNGLIAFKGSMLFTSHDHQFIETIANRIIEVTPTGLVDKQMTYDEYLANEDLQKQVKAMYA; from the coding sequence ATGATAACTGTTTCAAACGTAAGTTTACGTTATGGTGATCGCAAATTATTTGAGGATGTAAATATTAAGTTTACACCAGGTAACTGTTATGGCTTAATTGGTGCAAATGGTGCAGGAAAGTCAACTTTCTTAAAAATTCTTTCTGGTGAGATTGAAGCTCAAACAGGTGATGTTCATATGACTCCAGGTGAACGTCTAGCTGTGTTAAAGCAAAATCACTTTGAATATGAAGAGCATGAAGTAATGAAAGTTGTTATTATGGGACATGCTCGTCTTTATGAAGTAATGCAAGAAAAAGATGCAATCTATATGAAAGCAGATTTTACAGATGAAGATGGAATGAAAGCTGCAGAGCTTGAAGGTGAATTTGCAGAGCTGAATGGTTGGGAAGCTGAATCAGAAGCGGCAATTCTACTAAAAGGTCTAGGTATCTCTGAAGATCTTCATACGAAAAAGATGGCTGAACTAACAGGTGGAGAAAAGGTTAAGGTATTACTTGCTCAAGCGTTGTTCGGAAAGCCGGATATTCTATTATTGGATGAGCCTACCAACCACTTAGACATCCAAGCTATTCAATGGTTGGAAGAGTTCTTAATTAACTTTGAAAACACAGTTATTGTTGTATCCCATGACCGTCACTTCTTAAATAAAGTATGTACGCATATGGCAGACCTTGATTTTGGTAAAATCAAAATCTATGTGGGTAATTATGATTTCTGGTATGAATCTAGTCAACTTGCTCAAAGGTTAGGTTCTGATGCAAACAAGAAGAAGGAAGAGAAAATTAAAGAATTACAGGCATTTATCGCGAGATTTAGTGCAAATGCTTCTAAATCTAAACAAGCAACTTCTCGTAAAAAATTACTTGATAAGATTACACTAGATGATATCCAACCATCTTCTCGTCGTTATCCATTCGTTGGGTTTACACCAGAGCGTGAGATTGGGAATGACTTACTACGTGTTGAAGGTCTATCAAAAACAATTGACGGCGTAAAAGTATTAGATAATGTTAACTTTATTATGAATAAAGGAGACAAAATTGCCTTTGTTGGTAAAGATGAAATTGCTACAACCACTTTATTCAAAATTTTAATGGGTGAAATGGACGCAGATAGTGGTTCATTTAAATGGGGAATCACTACTTCCCAAGCGTACTTCCCAAGAGATAACTCAAAGTACTTTGAGGGTTCAGATCTTAACCTAGTAGATTGGTTACGTCAGTTCTCGCCAAACGATCAAAGTGAGAGCTTCCTTCGTGGGTTCCTAGGTAGAATGCTGTTTTCAGGTGAAGATGTGTTGAAGAAAGCTAGCGTGTTATCAGGGGGAGAAAAGGTACGTTGTATGCTTTCAAAGATGATGCTAAGTGGATCAAACGTGTTAATATTAGATGATCCAACGAACCACCTTGACTTAGAATCAATTACTGCATTAAATAATGGTTTAATTGCATTTAAAGGTTCAATGCTATTTACTTCACATGACCATCAGTTTATCGAAACGATTGCAAATCGCATTATTGAGGTTACACCAACTGGATTGGTTGATAAGCAAATGACATATGATGAGTATCTTGCAAATGAAGATCTTCAAAAACAAGTAAAAGCAATGTACGCATAA
- a CDS encoding alpha/beta-type small acid-soluble spore protein, which yields MARNKLLVPGAANALDQMKEEIANEFGVQLGADTTARANGSVGGEMTKRMIKLAEQQLQNQQQF from the coding sequence ATGGCACGAAACAAACTTTTAGTTCCAGGTGCTGCAAATGCGCTTGATCAGATGAAAGAAGAAATTGCTAACGAGTTTGGAGTTCAGCTAGGTGCAGATACGACCGCGCGTGCAAATGGTTCTGTTGGTGGCGAAATGACAAAGCGTATGATTAAGTTGGCTGAACAACAGTTGCAAAACCAACAACAGTTTTAA
- a CDS encoding GTP-binding protein, with product MKKVEVYILAGFLGSGKTTLLKNLLTEEKEQGRKVAVVMNELGETSIDSNAVSEDIPLKELLNGCVCCTIQGQLEVHLQGLLIDHELDSIYIETTGVAHPIEVLDACLSPLFADQLEVQSIVTIVDANRWKDRKTMSVRLQKLLQEQVHHADVVLVNKVDQLSESEQASLVFDIQSVNSKAQCLLTTYSAVKREHLMINGQKQMPATYEKTHVQQDLKVKTFVHQFQSPLNIDVFENWLREMPDTIYRIKGYLRFTHSDNTFLFQYSYGMPLYMKELMKYPMTLVFIGEDLDKQWMKSEMVKIAEASQLEEI from the coding sequence ATGAAAAAGGTTGAAGTTTACATATTAGCTGGTTTTTTAGGCAGTGGTAAAACAACATTACTAAAAAACCTATTAACAGAAGAAAAGGAACAAGGACGTAAAGTAGCCGTTGTTATGAACGAGCTTGGAGAAACCTCCATCGATTCTAATGCAGTTTCTGAAGACATTCCTTTAAAAGAGCTATTAAATGGCTGCGTATGTTGTACAATTCAAGGTCAGCTAGAAGTTCATTTACAAGGACTACTAATCGATCACGAGCTTGACTCAATTTATATTGAAACAACAGGAGTTGCACATCCAATTGAAGTGTTAGATGCGTGTCTTTCACCATTATTTGCTGATCAATTAGAAGTCCAATCTATCGTTACTATCGTCGATGCAAACCGGTGGAAAGATCGAAAAACCATGAGTGTTCGCCTGCAAAAGTTACTACAAGAGCAAGTTCATCATGCAGATGTAGTATTGGTAAATAAAGTCGATCAGCTATCTGAATCAGAACAGGCTAGTCTCGTATTTGATATACAATCTGTGAATTCAAAAGCACAATGCTTATTAACCACCTATTCGGCAGTAAAACGTGAACACTTAATGATTAATGGACAAAAACAGATGCCTGCTACGTATGAAAAAACTCATGTTCAACAAGATTTAAAAGTTAAAACCTTTGTCCATCAATTTCAAAGTCCCTTAAATATTGATGTATTTGAAAACTGGCTCCGAGAAATGCCGGATACTATTTATCGTATTAAAGGATATTTACGCTTCACACATTCAGACAATACGTTCTTATTTCAGTATTCGTACGGGATGCCTTTATATATGAAAGAGCTCATGAAATATCCTATGACACTTGTTTTTATTGGCGAGGATTTAGATAAACAGTGGATGAAGTCAGAAATGGTAAAGATAGCAGAAGCTTCACAACTTGAAGAAATCTAA
- a CDS encoding GNAT family N-acetyltransferase — translation MLETSRLLIRELVAEDADIVEELAGDYEIAKTTLSIPHPYPKGGAIGWINSLKESEQANRQVTFAIINKESNSLIGVIGFNLSMSFSRGEINYWIGKPYWGKGYATEAAREMFRYGFNQLGLNRIYAASFTSNPGSWKVMEKLGMKHEGTFKQHVKKGDEYIDLTYYGMVKEDYVI, via the coding sequence ATGTTAGAAACAAGCCGTTTATTGATAAGAGAATTAGTAGCAGAAGATGCTGATATTGTTGAAGAACTTGCGGGTGATTATGAAATAGCAAAAACTACACTTTCAATTCCACACCCCTATCCTAAAGGGGGAGCAATCGGTTGGATTAACTCCTTAAAGGAAAGTGAACAAGCCAACCGACAAGTTACATTTGCCATCATTAATAAAGAAAGTAACTCACTTATTGGAGTCATTGGGTTTAATTTATCAATGTCCTTTAGTCGAGGAGAAATTAACTATTGGATCGGTAAACCATATTGGGGTAAAGGCTATGCAACCGAAGCCGCTCGGGAAATGTTTCGTTACGGATTTAATCAACTCGGATTAAACCGAATCTATGCTGCTTCCTTCACTTCCAATCCAGGCTCATGGAAGGTAATGGAGAAGTTAGGAATGAAACACGAAGGAACATTCAAACAACACGTCAAAAAAGGCGACGAATACATAGACCTTACCTATTATGGAATGGTCAAAGAAGATTATGTAATATAA
- a CDS encoding TrkA family potassium uptake protein produces MGKKNFAVFGLGRFGGSLVKELYEIDVEVLAVDKSLDKVNEFSRYATHAIQANAIDESMLKQLGIRNFDLVFVSFGDDIEASILTSLLLKELGVVKVWAKAQNDYHHKVLEKIGVDRVIHPERDMAKRIAHYIISEKLIDYIELSDEYSIVEVICSDKLHNKTITDLNLGSKYHCNLVGIQRGKDITVSPNVNEGLVKGDILIVAGHNADLHRFEEEGV; encoded by the coding sequence ATGGGTAAAAAGAATTTTGCCGTATTTGGGTTAGGGCGTTTTGGAGGAAGTCTTGTTAAAGAACTATACGAGATTGATGTAGAGGTACTCGCAGTTGACAAGAGCTTAGATAAAGTGAACGAGTTCTCTAGATACGCAACCCATGCCATTCAAGCAAATGCCATTGATGAGAGTATGTTAAAACAACTAGGGATTCGTAACTTTGACCTAGTCTTTGTTTCATTTGGGGATGACATTGAAGCAAGTATTCTTACCTCACTCTTACTAAAAGAATTAGGGGTAGTTAAGGTTTGGGCAAAGGCTCAAAACGATTATCACCATAAAGTACTAGAAAAGATTGGCGTAGACCGAGTCATTCATCCTGAACGTGACATGGCAAAACGAATTGCACATTATATTATCTCTGAAAAACTAATCGATTATATTGAGCTATCAGATGAATACAGTATTGTAGAAGTGATTTGTAGTGACAAACTCCATAATAAAACCATTACGGATTTGAATTTGGGGTCAAAGTATCACTGTAACCTAGTGGGTATACAACGTGGCAAAGATATTACAGTTTCTCCGAATGTAAATGAAGGACTTGTTAAAGGTGATATTCTTATTGTTGCTGGACATAATGCGGACTTGCATCGTTTTGAAGAAGAGGGAGTGTAA
- a CDS encoding DUF4003 domain-containing protein: MPSREASHQKLQLYKNIYSQLRDKLHWKVGDQRTLFMVASMYAINGRSFDINRFMELSDYIKAQVGLFSTLKSSTRFAVAAMLDLPYEQPKEKFQEFIELYEKLVSDGFSRSVFTYIAALVMLTQDELNSNQEDSIKRIMQVYNGMKSNHFFLTSSNDYPLAVLLSNQPGSIEELMNRVESFYEQLNKNEFRRGNDLQFLSHILALNHGVPQDKLIERCTSLADGFKTSWLSPKGQHYPSIGLLSLLEDGLNAYELALELAKDLTNEKHFKWHKDLNLTIAIHLVMSNYVEDSLSLETGLYTTMETIIQAQQAAMVAMISASSVATTDSSS; this comes from the coding sequence ATGCCTAGTCGTGAAGCAAGTCATCAAAAACTTCAACTTTATAAAAATATCTATTCTCAGTTAAGAGATAAATTACACTGGAAGGTTGGTGATCAACGAACTTTATTTATGGTCGCATCAATGTATGCAATAAATGGACGCTCATTTGATATCAATCGTTTTATGGAATTGAGTGATTATATTAAAGCTCAAGTAGGACTTTTCTCAACCTTAAAATCATCTACACGTTTTGCGGTAGCTGCTATGCTAGACCTTCCCTATGAACAACCAAAAGAAAAGTTCCAAGAGTTTATTGAGCTTTATGAAAAGTTAGTAAGTGATGGGTTCAGTCGAAGTGTGTTCACCTATATTGCGGCATTAGTTATGTTGACTCAAGATGAGTTAAATAGCAATCAAGAGGATAGTATTAAGAGAATCATGCAAGTGTATAACGGGATGAAAAGTAATCATTTCTTTTTAACATCAAGTAATGATTATCCACTTGCTGTCTTACTTTCCAATCAACCAGGTTCCATTGAAGAGCTTATGAACAGAGTGGAAAGTTTCTATGAGCAACTGAATAAAAATGAGTTTCGAAGGGGCAATGACTTACAATTTCTTAGTCATATTTTAGCGTTAAACCACGGAGTTCCTCAGGATAAATTAATTGAGAGGTGTACTTCATTAGCTGACGGATTCAAAACATCCTGGTTGAGTCCGAAGGGACAACATTATCCGTCTATTGGTTTACTCTCTTTACTAGAAGATGGACTAAACGCCTATGAACTGGCACTAGAGCTAGCAAAAGATCTTACTAATGAAAAACATTTTAAGTGGCATAAAGACTTAAATTTAACAATAGCTATCCATCTTGTTATGAGTAATTATGTTGAGGATTCGCTTTCATTAGAAACAGGTTTGTATACAACGATGGAGACCATCATTCAAGCGCAACAAGCAGCAATGGTAGCAATGATTTCCGCATCTTCTGTGGCAACAACGGATAGCAGTTCATGA